The Virgibacillus phasianinus genome includes a window with the following:
- a CDS encoding PP2C family protein-serine/threonine phosphatase, with protein MNKRKEIYPGHISEKGPEKPVNEDFIEFTSSSIDFHDDAHILIIADGMGGHAFGDVASFYAGNYILKWWRAKLRKNKTSEEFLKDCQDSIVDIFCTINQKLIEIGHREDSNLGTTLSVLLFVGGKYLICHVGDSRIYRLSKKIYESTDNDETFDLNQSKAFVQLTKDHSWAKMQVENGNMSEQEAENHEKAHILTQCMGIKGNVDPFVSMGTYTEDDHFFMCTDGLYALLTNEIINEQWSKKLNEKLAAQDIANHFFELAKDAEYHDDVSIMIVDSMGV; from the coding sequence ATGAATAAAAGAAAAGAAATTTACCCTGGACATATTAGTGAAAAGGGTCCGGAAAAGCCGGTAAATGAAGACTTTATAGAATTCACATCAAGTTCGATTGACTTTCATGATGATGCCCATATCCTAATCATTGCAGATGGCATGGGCGGTCATGCCTTTGGTGATGTTGCAAGTTTTTACGCTGGAAACTATATTTTAAAATGGTGGAGAGCCAAATTACGTAAAAATAAGACTTCTGAAGAATTTCTAAAGGACTGTCAGGATTCAATAGTCGATATATTTTGTACAATTAATCAAAAGTTGATTGAAATTGGACATCGAGAGGATAGTAATTTAGGTACTACCCTTAGTGTATTGCTGTTTGTAGGGGGGAAATACCTTATTTGTCATGTCGGAGATTCAAGAATATACCGATTAAGTAAAAAAATCTATGAATCTACTGATAATGATGAAACCTTTGACCTTAACCAATCAAAAGCATTCGTTCAACTTACAAAGGACCACTCATGGGCAAAAATGCAGGTTGAAAACGGTAATATGTCGGAACAGGAAGCGGAAAATCACGAGAAGGCACACATACTCACACAATGTATGGGTATTAAGGGTAATGTGGATCCGTTTGTTTCAATGGGGACGTATACTGAAGACGATCACTTTTTTATGTGTACGGATGGATTATATGCTTTACTGACAAATGAAATAATAAATGAACAATGGAGTAAGAAGCTTAACGAAAAGTTAGCTGCACAAGATATAGCTAATCATTTTTTTGAATTGGCTAAGGATGCTGAATATCATGATGATGTATCCATAATGATAGTTGATAGCATGGGAGTATGA
- a CDS encoding serine/threonine protein kinase, translating to MKVVDQEFVNGKYKVIRYLRDGGTSQLYEVKGPKGQTVILKVVKQPTTLFIDQLNNEAKILANINHPNIPKLYDKLTLNRHYHAIVIEKIDGESIADLVEKKDKKFSWEESLHISKELAKLIHIFHLNNPAIVIRDIKPSNILLTKQNDVYLIDFGTSMFLNDANQATALGTIGFAAPEQFENGVVDLRSDQFSLGATIFFMLTRGQNIYTSNRQNILDGHIPKAFVKVISKLTETDVTNRYDSIEKVLSKLGQVKVSWWERKKKFI from the coding sequence ATGAAGGTAGTAGATCAAGAATTTGTCAATGGAAAGTATAAAGTAATAAGGTATTTGCGTGACGGGGGGACTTCACAATTATACGAAGTTAAGGGGCCAAAGGGACAAACAGTCATTTTAAAAGTTGTAAAACAACCAACTACATTGTTTATAGACCAGCTGAATAATGAAGCAAAAATATTAGCAAATATAAATCATCCTAACATACCTAAACTTTATGATAAATTAACGCTCAATAGGCATTATCATGCAATAGTTATTGAGAAAATTGATGGGGAAAGCATAGCTGATTTAGTCGAGAAAAAGGATAAGAAATTTAGCTGGGAAGAATCATTACATATTTCTAAAGAACTAGCGAAATTAATCCATATATTTCACTTAAACAATCCAGCCATAGTTATTCGTGACATTAAACCATCAAATATTTTATTGACAAAACAGAATGACGTATATCTAATTGATTTTGGCACATCTATGTTTTTAAATGATGCAAATCAAGCCACCGCCTTAGGAACAATAGGATTTGCTGCACCTGAACAATTTGAAAATGGGGTTGTTGATTTACGCTCAGATCAATTTTCGTTAGGAGCTACAATTTTCTTTATGTTAACAAGGGGGCAGAATATTTATACATCCAACAGACAAAATATTTTGGATGGGCATATTCCAAAGGCCTTTGTAAAAGTTATTAGTAAATTAACAGAGACAGATGTAACGAATCGTTATGATTCAATTGAAAAAGTTTTAAGCAAGCTTGGCCAAGTAAAAGTCTCTTGGTGGGAGCGTAAGAAAAAATTTATATAA
- a CDS encoding type VII secretion protein EssB/YukC has product MTDQFGNQQGSIKENDNFVIFEIPKVKTNLVADEQLEELKRETHLFLVCEEYTIEETMVRIYYKLEDGFQALNNYSNASREVKCKIARNILAVDDLFGTQYTTLLHPDNIYASAKGEVKFAHRGIRSVLPPEELSSVQLLQDLKKVFLFLFTRNNVTDISQINLNQKSENQDIIKHVLGATSIKEIEKALVSKPISIQKVEEKTQQTKDTNQSKLPKTNSKKPLIMGLLIGVIIGMLLLYVGKVLPMNAESTSAVAEYNEKQDQLESTNKKLKNEIANNKQVLKAYRLAVTGKVEESIASFEEVESLDKDAKNTLIEQYIALDTLESLTKASTMNENYHIQVVNSLVDLNSKEANDVILSIKSDKPEILIEQSWINNDYKKTIEIYKSISDNNRAKYIAAKSYIERKKPKESLKLARELKNKDLQLASLNSEKKLTKADDSLDEDKRKSIIDNINKAIDKLKK; this is encoded by the coding sequence ATGACTGATCAATTTGGGAATCAACAAGGATCTATTAAAGAAAATGATAATTTTGTAATCTTTGAAATTCCAAAGGTTAAAACTAATTTGGTTGCAGATGAACAACTGGAAGAATTAAAAAGGGAAACACATTTATTTTTAGTTTGCGAGGAATATACAATTGAAGAAACAATGGTTCGCATTTATTATAAATTAGAAGATGGATTTCAAGCCCTCAATAATTACTCAAATGCAAGCAGAGAGGTAAAGTGTAAAATTGCCCGAAATATACTAGCCGTTGATGATCTATTTGGTACCCAATATACAACGCTCCTTCATCCAGATAATATATATGCCAGTGCAAAAGGAGAAGTGAAATTTGCTCATCGCGGTATACGGTCTGTATTACCTCCAGAAGAGTTATCATCTGTCCAATTACTTCAGGATTTAAAAAAAGTATTTCTATTTTTATTTACCCGTAACAATGTAACTGACATAAGTCAAATTAATTTGAACCAAAAATCTGAGAATCAAGATATAATTAAACATGTTCTTGGAGCAACCTCAATAAAAGAAATAGAAAAGGCATTAGTGTCAAAACCAATTTCAATACAAAAAGTTGAAGAGAAAACACAACAAACAAAAGATACAAATCAATCTAAACTTCCAAAAACAAACAGTAAGAAACCCCTTATAATGGGACTCTTAATAGGTGTAATAATAGGAATGCTTTTGTTATATGTAGGTAAGGTTCTCCCTATGAATGCAGAATCAACTAGCGCTGTGGCGGAGTATAATGAGAAACAAGATCAGTTGGAATCAACAAATAAGAAACTCAAAAATGAAATAGCAAATAATAAACAGGTTCTGAAGGCATACCGGCTAGCTGTTACAGGCAAAGTTGAAGAATCAATAGCATCATTTGAAGAAGTAGAGAGTTTGGATAAAGACGCTAAAAATACACTTATAGAACAATATATTGCATTGGATACACTAGAAAGTCTTACAAAAGCCTCTACGATGAATGAGAATTATCATATTCAAGTGGTAAATAGCTTAGTTGATTTGAACAGTAAAGAGGCAAATGATGTTATTTTATCTATCAAGTCGGATAAACCAGAAATACTTATTGAACAATCATGGATTAACAATGACTATAAAAAGACAATTGAAATTTATAAGTCCATTTCTGATAATAATCGGGCGAAGTATATTGCTGCAAAAAGTTATATTGAGCGGAAAAAACCAAAGGAATCATTAAAATTAGCTAGAGAATTAAAGAACAAAGATCTTCAACTTGCTAGCTTAAATAGTGAAAAAAAGCTGACTAAAGCTGATGATTCATTAGATGAAGATAAACGAAAAAGTATAATAGATAATATTAATAAAGCTATTGATAAGTTGAAGAAATAA
- a CDS encoding DUF4352 domain-containing protein: MKKILVLLFATLLIGLAACSDDPDNESKSGSEDNEQASEKVDKENDKGETKKIYHIGDTAKITSSTYEFPYEVTANSFELTSDKVDGVGLEKFGYTAEEGGKFAVINVTIKNTSTRPFIPNDKISAQLVSDSLGMNSEDEDFFKERNVELKPGEEITGNIVYISSDFYEDNVLYMIYEYKANEETRFELPVPEK, translated from the coding sequence ATGAAAAAGATATTAGTTTTACTTTTTGCTACGTTGTTAATTGGGCTTGCCGCTTGTAGTGATGACCCTGACAATGAAAGCAAGTCAGGGTCAGAGGATAATGAACAGGCATCGGAGAAAGTTGATAAAGAGAATGACAAGGGAGAAACGAAAAAAATCTACCATATTGGTGATACGGCAAAAATTACAAGCAGTACCTATGAATTTCCATATGAAGTTACAGCTAATAGTTTCGAGTTAACTTCAGATAAAGTTGATGGAGTTGGTCTCGAAAAGTTTGGTTATACAGCCGAAGAAGGCGGAAAATTTGCAGTTATTAATGTAACTATCAAAAATACAAGCACTCGTCCATTTATTCCTAATGATAAAATTTCCGCGCAGCTTGTTTCAGATTCACTAGGCATGAACTCTGAAGATGAAGATTTTTTTAAAGAAAGAAATGTAGAGTTAAAACCAGGAGAAGAAATAACGGGAAACATAGTTTATATAAGCAGTGATTTTTATGAAGATAATGTTCTTTATATGATATATGAATACAAGGCAAATGAAGAAACACGTTTTGAATTGCCTGTCCCTGAAAAATAA
- a CDS encoding DUF4352 domain-containing protein, translating into MKKILVLLFATLLLVVSACDDSDEASKSNDNDEKASETTGDNKKGEKLKDKRIYRIGETAEIFSSTYDFPYEVTVNSFKLTTDAVEGVTLADKGYDGSRNGKFAVVNVTIKNTSDRPFVPKEKISAQLLSESVAETSDDKFFKERNEELKPGEEVTGNLVYTHSFDDEVYFLTYEQKATTETKFELPVTN; encoded by the coding sequence ATGAAAAAGATATTAGTTTTGCTTTTTGCAACATTATTACTTGTTGTATCTGCCTGTGATGATTCTGATGAAGCTAGTAAATCGAATGATAATGATGAAAAAGCTTCTGAAACAACTGGTGATAACAAAAAGGGTGAAAAACTAAAGGATAAAAGGATATATCGGATTGGGGAAACTGCTGAAATCTTTAGCAGTACATATGATTTTCCATATGAAGTGACCGTAAATAGTTTCAAGTTGACGACTGATGCGGTTGAAGGTGTTACTTTGGCCGATAAAGGGTATGACGGCAGTCGCAATGGTAAGTTTGCTGTGGTAAATGTGACAATTAAAAATACAAGCGACCGTCCATTTGTTCCTAAAGAAAAGATTTCCGCTCAATTACTTTCAGAAAGTGTTGCGGAAACCTCGGATGACAAATTTTTTAAAGAAAGAAATGAAGAATTAAAGCCTGGAGAAGAAGTTACAGGTAACTTAGTGTATACGCACAGTTTCGATGATGAGGTATATTTTTTAACATATGAACAAAAAGCAACTACAGAGACTAAATTTGAATTACCTGTTACTAATTAA
- a CDS encoding VWA domain-containing protein yields the protein MNKKLFLFSLLALFLMLFLVACSSSEEASGDQGNETKEEKSEDDQQKENEKQEKENEIIEPATSVEEIIKQEPGEFAGHNYNEAVVHRDLDGKHFQEKSSLEVYSYLLTLMGEGDNYTEYHDYFKEFNPHITTELTNMPGGMQISDDNEISFNTNIAILVDSSGSMGQKIAGYTKMELAKNAVNEFVASMPEGSNVMLRVYGHKGSSSDKDKKLSCGSTEVVYDFQPYNEKKFGKALDKFEPKGWTPLAKAISETKKDFENAEKGKNIIYIVSDGVATCGGDPAKASKELHDSNIEAVVNIIGFDVDNKGQEQLLSVAEAGGGEFETVDTAEDFKSIWKEERQRLWSEWYDWGNENWNAVWDEQTNKKNELWDMKNDVGNLIYDEKSRMKEASYYLQQEDQYESDMRQEIDSLIEQRYEILDDYISDTYDDLKETLETEGDDLKDAIEKKGEEMKEK from the coding sequence ATGAACAAGAAACTATTTTTATTTTCCCTGCTCGCATTATTTTTAATGCTCTTCCTTGTAGCTTGCAGTTCAAGCGAAGAGGCATCAGGTGATCAAGGTAATGAAACAAAGGAAGAAAAGTCAGAAGATGATCAACAAAAGGAAAATGAGAAGCAAGAAAAAGAAAATGAAATTATAGAGCCTGCGACAAGTGTAGAGGAAATCATTAAACAAGAGCCCGGTGAATTTGCTGGACACAACTATAATGAGGCAGTTGTACATAGGGATTTAGATGGTAAACATTTTCAGGAAAAAAGCAGTCTTGAAGTTTATAGCTATTTGTTAACCCTTATGGGTGAAGGGGATAACTACACGGAGTACCACGACTATTTTAAGGAATTCAATCCACATATAACGACTGAATTAACGAATATGCCTGGTGGTATGCAGATTAGTGACGATAATGAAATTAGTTTTAATACAAACATAGCTATTTTAGTAGATTCAAGTGGAAGCATGGGGCAAAAGATTGCCGGGTATACAAAAATGGAATTGGCTAAAAATGCTGTGAACGAATTTGTCGCCTCAATGCCCGAAGGATCAAATGTAATGCTAAGGGTATATGGCCATAAAGGAAGCAGTAGTGACAAAGATAAGAAGCTTTCCTGTGGCAGTACCGAAGTAGTATATGATTTCCAACCTTATAATGAAAAGAAATTTGGAAAAGCATTGGATAAATTTGAACCTAAAGGATGGACGCCTTTGGCAAAAGCCATTAGCGAAACAAAAAAAGACTTTGAAAATGCAGAAAAGGGAAAAAATATTATCTATATCGTTAGTGATGGAGTAGCTACCTGTGGTGGTGATCCAGCCAAGGCTTCAAAGGAACTTCATGATTCCAATATTGAGGCAGTCGTAAATATTATCGGATTTGATGTCGACAACAAAGGCCAGGAACAATTACTTTCAGTTGCTGAAGCTGGCGGTGGAGAATTTGAAACAGTGGATACAGCAGAGGATTTCAAATCAATTTGGAAAGAAGAGCGTCAACGCCTATGGAGCGAGTGGTATGACTGGGGCAATGAAAACTGGAATGCAGTTTGGGATGAACAAACTAATAAGAAAAATGAGTTATGGGATATGAAAAATGATGTTGGAAATTTGATCTATGATGAAAAATCCCGTATGAAAGAAGCTTCCTATTATCTACAACAAGAAGATCAGTACGAATCCGATATGAGACAAGAAATTGATAGCTTGATTGAACAACGCTATGAAATTCTGGATGACTATATATCAGATACGTATGACGACTTAAAAGAAACCCTTGAAACGGAAGGCGACGATTTGAAAGATGCAATAGAGAAAAAAGGAGAAGAAATGAAGGAAAAATAA
- a CDS encoding SAV0927 family protein, translating into MANKYKILKDEEVEQEVRYLSFMGNFRRYDFAIMNARDNNKKVVIDLRNNRFAVLNKEDIMEEGGIEHTFHVTEIEADELREVLGAVL; encoded by the coding sequence ATGGCCAATAAATATAAGATTTTAAAAGATGAAGAGGTTGAACAAGAGGTTCGGTATTTAAGTTTTATGGGCAATTTCCGTCGTTATGATTTTGCCATTATGAATGCGCGAGATAATAATAAAAAGGTGGTAATTGACCTACGAAATAATCGTTTTGCGGTTTTAAATAAAGAGGATATCATGGAGGAAGGTGGAATCGAACACACTTTTCATGTTACTGAAATTGAAGCAGATGAACTAAGGGAGGTTCTTGGTGCAGTGTTGTGA
- a CDS encoding DUF86 domain-containing protein, whose amino-acid sequence MYFVDRNEIEETLNYMDGLLQELGKQSFESFREKLLLERITQMMIESILDVGNLMIDGFIMRDPGSYEDIIDILVDEKVLPTDEQEGYKALIRLRTMLVKEYLTIDHEKILLTLNENKHAFDLFSKRITTYLDNELGVANAFSNE is encoded by the coding sequence ATGTACTTTGTTGATCGAAATGAAATAGAGGAAACACTTAACTATATGGATGGCTTGCTTCAGGAACTGGGGAAACAGTCCTTTGAATCATTTAGAGAGAAATTGTTACTTGAGCGAATTACACAAATGATGATTGAATCAATATTAGATGTTGGCAACCTAATGATAGATGGATTTATTATGCGCGATCCAGGAAGCTATGAGGATATTATTGATATTTTAGTTGATGAAAAAGTTCTGCCAACAGATGAACAGGAAGGATATAAGGCTTTAATAAGACTACGAACAATGCTTGTTAAGGAATATTTGACTATTGATCATGAAAAAATCTTATTGACTTTAAATGAGAATAAACATGCTTTTGACTTATTTAGTAAAAGAATAACCACCTATTTGGATAATGAACTTGGTGTTGCGAATGCATTTTCGAATGAATGA